Part of the Myxocyprinus asiaticus isolate MX2 ecotype Aquarium Trade chromosome 17, UBuf_Myxa_2, whole genome shotgun sequence genome, gacaactgacaacctcacGCGGGCCACTGAAAATTTAAAACGGGCCGGATTTGGCCCACGGGCTGCCGGTTGCATAGGCCTGCTCGAATACATTACCAACTGTAATGATCGAGTCGTTGCACGAGATCCATCTAGCAcaagtttacataggaaaacaactgaaaaacaaaacacttttggtgtgaacagcccctaagacaactgacaacctcacGCGAGCCACTGAAAATTTAAAATGGGCCGTATTTGGCTTACGGTCTGCCATTTCATAGGCCTGCTCGAATACATTACCAACAGTAATGACTGCAGATTACTCTGTTGAATTGCTGTGGAAAAACTCACCTCTTGATTGAGGAAAACCCTGTAAAGGTCTTCTGGTGAGGTGAGGAAAGTGTCCTTTAGTGAAAACTTGCAGGTGGGGATCTTAACCCCTGTGCTGGAAGGATGTGGTGCAGAGTTACATGAGCCAATCTAAAAGAGAACattacacagagacacacagacaagAGTTAACAGTGATGCTTATAAAGACCAGAGCATCTAGTGTTCATTTGATGATGCATGTATTGTTAATTAGTCTGttatttgatttagatttttgtaTATTCCCTGCTGTGCTCAGCATTTTTAACTAGATTCCTGCATTTTCTAAATGAAATGTAAGTGGTTCTTGCTTGTGTAAAATTTGCCACCACAATGTTGGAGATGGCCTGACATCTTTTTGTGTATCTGCGAATTCATTGCCAAGATGTTTTGGGGTGGTTACTCGGCAAACATTGCAAGCCTGATCATTCAGAGAAGTAATAACACACCACAATAAGCTAATTTTAAGCTTACTGGTTGAGGGACCCAAGCGATATCTAAGGATGAGAATATCAGAGAGACTTCagggtgggttcttttgacttgcAAGTAAGAAACTGACCTAGCATTTACATGTAGTTattcagcagatgcttttatccaaagcgacttacaaattgAGGAacgcaagcaatttgtcatacaaaagccaacaatatctgcagtattgcactgctACGTTCTACACGTAGCTAGAGTAGTACAAAAGTTAGAGTAGAtgcacagtatatacatatatatatatatatacatacatcacacacacacacacacacacacacacacacacacacacacacacacacacacacacacacacacacacacacacagtactgtgcaaaagtcttaggcacataagatgtttcacaaaagcatttgtcttaagatggttatttatatcttcagctttaatgtgtcaataggaaatataaatgttagactcccaaacattacttttccaaatagaaaagattagaatagaagaacagggagccctgcaacagatgtcatggcccccacaaagctccccattgaacatcaagtcagtctgtgtttacataaagagacagaagcaattgaaacagccaaaatagatagaagaactgttgcgaattctccaagaagcttggaatatcctatctgccaacaaccaagaaaaactgtgtccaggtgtacctaggagaattggtgctgttttaaaggcaaaggtggtcacaccgaatattgatatagcttttttatatttactggactttgtatgacattaagtgataaatgaaaactatttgtcattatttttgatgacatcctcactatgcaacatttttaacaagtgcctaagacttttgcacagtactgtgtcatatacgtgtgtgtgtgtgtgtgtgtgtgtgtgtgtgtgtgtgtatatatatatatatatatatatatatatatatatatatatctctatctcagtataatgtatatacatacaccgatcagccacaacattaaaaccacctgcctaatattgtgtaggtccccctcatgccgccaaaacagcgccaacccgcatctcagaatagcattcctagatgctattcttctcacctcaattgtacagagtggttgtccgagttaccgtagactttgtcagttcaaaccagtctggccattctctgttgacctcgctcatcaacaaagcgtttccatccacagaactgccgctcactggtgttgtttgtttttggcaccattcggagtaaattctagagactgttgtgtgtgaaaatcccaggagatcagcagttacagaaatactcaaaccagcccgtctggcaccaacaatcatccatgcgattatcaaatcagccaatcgtgtggcagtagtgcagtgcataaaatcatgcagatacatgtcaggagcttcagttaatgttcacatcaaccatcagaatggggaaaaaatttgaactcagtgattttgaccgtggcatgattgtcagTGCCAGatatgctggtttgagtatttctataactgctgaacTCCTAGGATTTttgcacacaacagtctctaatatttactcagaatggtgccaaaaacaaaaaacatccagtaagtggcagttctgtggacagaaatgccttgttaatgagagtggccagattggttcaaactggcaaagtctacggtaactcagataaccgctctgtacaattgtggtgagaagaatagcatctcagaatgctattctgagatccgggttggcgctgttttggcggcacgagggggacctacacaatattaggcaggcggttttaatgttgtggctgatcgctgTATATATTGAACGCAAATGCCTTAAGTTTGTGGACtgattaagtgctcatggaagagATGTGTCTTCAGCTGTTTTTTGAATGTCGAAACCaacaagaacaccctatcaaccgcatcaacactctaaaaaccacttgcgtagcaatgccctggcaaccgcTCAATACCCTGCTACTGTGACACCGACTTTTGCCACAAGCTAGGACCATTCACATTTTCTCAtggggttagttcacccaaaaaaaaaaacaaaaaaaaaaaaaagaggaaattcTGTTaacattcactcaccctcatgtcgttacaaAAACGTATGACTCAGTTTCTTCCATGTACTACAAAAAGAGAAGGtgattaggcagaatattagagacttacagccttagtcaccattaattttcattgtatgaaaaaaaaaatgcaatgaaagtaaatgtgtcAAAGTTAGTTAGTCTAACATTCTATCTTCTctttctgtgttccatggaagaaaaagttACCCATAGAGATGGGAATCATAacgattctggttctgattcttTGTAACCATTCTGATTCCTTAACgtttccattaatgattcttacTTTTGAGTAATTATTTGGAAACACAAAATGCAATTCTTGCATTTACAGCCCTcaaccaaatgatgagatcatttcagattttgaCAATGCATATTTAACAAATCAGATATAAAGGTGTTTACACAGACGgcagtcatacaagtttggaacgacaaactcatgtgggtgagtaaataaataaaaaaaatattttttttacttttggttataattagggatgtgcaaaagtaATCGAGTAcacgttctgcaccagctactagagtattaaaaacactactcgaatattgcaaatTCCTTTTTCTTTCCGCATTTGCCTGCGGGTGGAGGTGTGAGTTCTGGTTGACTTGGTTCAGACGGTCCCTTTttacaccctccacagttttagcacattttagcacaatgtttaGACTTTCAGACAGTTCCTTAACCACCTTAGGCAAAATTCCCAATGAATATAAAGGTAAAATTCATTATCTTAAATAATTTCTTCATGATGCTATCAGAGCTGCTCAACTAcaggacaaatcgcgtcccgtattgattcgatacaggatgcatcatttcatattttaagtCGGGACGATCCCGCATTTTATGGCATGGGTGACAACCCATATCAAaaaggcaatacttgtaatatttctCATTGAATTCTCATTTAATTCTTCTCTATttgtattcggttcttgttggagtcatgcaaaccaacaaaggaggatctgcttttatggtggaaagataCAAgaaagcttatcagaccagtgtgtgtatgtgtgttaaataTCTGAACACAGAGCGCATTGGATAAAAACCAAACTTTCCCCACTttatttctgaataataacatgtaaaatgataaaaattgATAGACTTTGTAGACTTGGTGCTtgtatatgtgcattaccctcatgccatcagtattggtttctatgtatgCTCCGGGTAAGAGTAAGTATTTTTGCtgttattttaaagtttttgtttgtttgttttccatcttaattaatgcatattgttcattttaattttccccaaaagaaaagcatagtttgcttaagttatcttattttgaaactgttcaAATAAACAGTTTGAAAACtgttgttttgaaacacttatgaCATGTacgtgaataaaacaaaaaataaaatttcacttaCATGTCATACGTGttttatttattgtgcattttatttcaCAAGTAATCGATTGCACATTTTTTGTAGGTTAGAGTACTCATCTACAAAGttacttgaaaatgcccatcTCTAGTTATTATACTTTCACAGTATCAGGTTGTTGGCATATTGAGATGTAGTGTACCTATAACAAACACTTAACTGCTTAACTCATTGCaccatttagaagtacattttaaGGCTCACCTGAGTTTTGCTTGCCTTGGTTAGCACTTGGGCTGCCTGCTGGTTTTTTGTCATACCATTGGCTGTGGGCAGAATCATGCCCTGTGTTAACTCTAcaacagataataacagatcgTGACAATCCACGTCCACACAGACAAaacaataacagtaatactgCAATGCTCAAAGGTGTAGCATTGCTGTCAGTTTGGTGTGTCTCTTAGTGAGACATTCAGAGAGACTGACCTGTTTTGAGGAGTCCAACATAGTCAGCCAACGCTGTACGAACTTTACTGGCACCCTCCCCCCTCATCAGAGAAAGCAGCCCAGTTTCAGGCTCATCTTTACAAAGACTCACGCTGATCTGTGTGTGACcccaggaaaaaagaaaaacaacactgAGACAAAAAAAACTAGATACTACCATTTATCTAATAAAATAATACTCAGCATGCCAGAATTTCAGGCATCCTACAAGGAAACAAATGTTTTTCATATTTATGAACAACCTTACAAAATGCATAGataattttgtatatatacacaatatacagtatagaatatttgagatatatttattattttgctggcaatataaaattaacCAACACTGTGAATAGCAGATTCACACCTGCTAATTGTGTCACAACTCATGAGAATATTAAGACAGAGATATTTTAATAATGTCTCTGACTATAATTTAAACCTCAAGCCCAATTAACACCTGGTAGCACAGGtttcaatggggtccaaaaagtTTCTAAATGACCAAATCATATTCAAATttcacattaaaaatgcatgtgaccacactgCATTCGTAGCGaaaacgctaatccatcctgtgTTCCAGGCAGTGGCAGCAGTTTTTAGCTATATCAACCAGCACCAGATAGACACTAGTCTTCTTTAAATGTATAAAACCTTTAGCTCGGTCTGTGTGTACAAAATACATAAAAGAAGCTCATCTTCAAAAATAACTTACATCAAGTTCATCTATATCATTTTCATCTGAAAGGTTTGGCACTTCAATGTTCCCCTTGTATTTAATGCCTGATGCTGATGTCCCTATAAAGACAGACAGCCAAAATATGTTAATGAGCAATGTTAAAAAagcaattattaatatttaatgcaagtaaagaaaaaaaaaccctgctTAATCACATTGAATAATTCACACtaacacaaaatgacaactgATTAAATATCAAATTAAGTGGGATTTTCTCACCTGTCCAGGTGGCCTTCAGATTCCATTCATAGAAAAAGATAAGCTTTCCTTTGCGGTTGTTGATGGACGCCTCTCCCTCCACCTTGCTGACCTCTGTGATCTCGCACTTGCCTTCTTCACTCTCCACCTGCAGCCCCATGAGCAGCTCCTTCAGCTTCTCTGATGACCAGTTTGTGGCATCCCTCTCCGTCCTAACAATGTAAGGTATATTTGCAGGGGTTAAATTGTGATTTTGGGAACCCTAACATCCCCCCTTGAAGCACTTGTTGCATATTCATTTCAGATCTAACGGGAACAGAAGACGGACCAGGTTCCAACCTGGTGATGGAAGCATAATGCTTGGGTAATTAactttaaagaactttacaggTGTTTTCAAGCAAGCACACTCGTTAAAGGAGACGTAATGCATAGAAAAAAACTCAACTGGAGCCCGCCAGGAAATAGAATGAAGTGATGAACAAACTGCCAATTTTTTTATTGGAGGTGCCGGAAATCCATTCCGGAATGTTCCGCCCCAATTTAACCCCTTGATATTTGTCAATATTACTCCATtactttataattataatttagtttaataattatttatatttagggctgtgaatcgattaaaaattTACGAATTAATCACAGTTTCTGTgagattaatcatggtacatcgtacattaaaacaaacattaaatagaatcataaatatatttactttatacattgtctcaaagaactcgcaagaaattggttagtcatcatttatgttaattattttaatatgtaggcctacatgttaaaatgttcagattTTTGCGGATAGAGTTAAATTAGACATATTTCTACAGGTACCggtatatatttttaatacaattatatgtatacatgcaataaaatcagtggacatgctgcaAGCCtcattaaaagttgggcaaaatcttctgccgttttccacTGGACTTTTTTAACATtaaggatcaaatgggcagattcaattcatattagggctttcacgattatgatgattaactgtcaaacaaattgtcatacttttgtcataggtgcatgtgtgcttcataaaccttAAGTCATTTATTCGTATTTCACTTTTAAAAGATTtcatttaaggctttaaaaacttaaggatgacatttaaaataatattttaaatatcaaaatacttCAAATATCTGTTCTCTTTTTGGTCTACTTTAGTTTTGGTCCATtctgcatttacactgttgttgttgttggaaacTAGCCAACCTGAaaagctattatattatattaaagtatGCAATAGCAAAAGATTTCTGTCTAAAATtactttatataatatataataaatttaCTCCAGcccttattttgcatgaagaaagacctttgagattctgtgaTTTTTTCATTCTATCATCTCGGGTGTGACACAGGGCTCCTCTGTCACAGCGTGTATGAACCCACAATGACAAATAACATTTGTCATCACACAATCGTTACATTCAAGTAaaaccggagcgctttgcattcacGAAAATCCTTGTTTATTTTTTCGCAGGAGTTTGGCACGAACTTCAAGTTCGGTTCTGAAGCGGTTCATCTTCACGCGCTCTTCAGGAGCTGCACTTAAGTCCGCtatacactgtaggatttttacagtcctttaggatttttttttatttggattccaatttggaatgcccaatttccaatgcgctctaagtcctcatggtggcgtagtgactcgcctcaatccgtgtggcggaggatgaatctcagttgcctccgcgtctgagaccgtcaatctgcgcatcttatcacgtggcttgttgagcgcgttaccgtggagacaaaGCGTGAGTGGAatcttcatgctattctccacggcatccacgcacaactcaccccaccgagagcgagaaccacattatggcaaccatgaggaggttaccccatgtgactctaccctccctaacaaccgggccagtttggttgctttaggattgttgcttgtcagacgaTATGAACGATACGATACGAACGCATTGATATCACCATGGCACACTGCGACActatgtcagactgtacaatacACATCATAgccgactgtggtcccaatcATCCCAATCAGTGAATGTGACTCACGTTACGGGAGCGTTGCAGAATAGAAGCgaaaaaggtgggttatagtacgtCTTTCTCCTCTTTCAGATTAGTAACCTATCGGCCACGCAAAATGTCGAAAATTCATATAGGCTGATAATATTTCacgcttgcaaattccctatggataatgcacaaacatgacaccagatttctataattgtatccaacAATTAATTCGGGAAATAATGCTTTCATTGCTGAAGTCGTGTTACTTTTCTCCACGTATTTTctgataatatatttattaaaactttttatataaaatgaaaagaaaaaacattgaaagagcttgagtagagtgataactgggcacaaatgttgctatggtggtgCAAACGCGGAGCAGGTTACTTTCCAAGAGAATTGGATGAGTATCTCATCTGGCTGTtgtaatagcagtcacactatacggCTGTAATGccaaatttctgacactgccagaacttcgtcAGAGGCTGAAGATCATTGCAAAGGCTATTTATCGGGCCTCTTTGATCATGTCACACTGAAGGTTAtaagattgccgattttgccctACGACGACAGAAATGCTTTAGGATTcccaaaatttgtctcagacggcagaatCATGGCCAAAATCGTACAATGTGCACCAGGCTTTAGTCAGTGCGGTCCGCCCTGCGGCTCATTGAGATGGTAAGGGACACTCAAACACGCCATTCATTCCCTTATTCGGACAatgaaatgtgattggaatttaaagtgcacaataactgCGGtgattagatcaaataaccgcaatcagaggattatttaataatcacgacaggcctatttcatatcaagctttattggcaaaatTAACTTGTGTACatttccaatgcattattagatatTATTCATACAGATACAAAACAAATTGATTGAATGCAGAAGTTTAGCTTGATAAAGTTTAAagtctcaaaactattattttctctggctgcgaTTCAGTCTCTTCcacgcacacgctgggtctctctcacACGGTTTCGAATTTGACACCGTTTCGGATGACAGCGAGTGAGCATTTTCAGGCAATGTGAAGAGAAACGTCCGCCTGCTAGAGCTCTCCAACACttggctcaccacttgcaggataagtctccattctctgtagaGTAATTATGCCGAGGACATGCGTCGCATGTAACGAATAATCATGCACTGcgccacacaatcagtttctgtgcaagGGTGTGCAGTTGCATCAAGCGTGGTCCTTCTGGCAacttatatatgccaattttagctaCAGCAAGTGGGTTAAAACATTAATGTAGTTTTaggaagtgaatttttttttttttttttttttacatgttaaacagtcaactattaatccaaaataattaacgcattaaatttcCCAGCACTAGTTATAATTAATCCTGACCTTTGCCAATCCACAGATTCGAAATAAACACAGAGGTGCCAAAATGTTCCTGTCAAAAAACCTAAAGTACCCGTTTCTTGATCATGGAACCAATACAATTTGAGACATTTCAGATTAGATTTATATATTCCAAGTTGTCTAAAACCACACAATagctttgtgagaggaacagactaaatttaagtcattaacaAATAAGTTTCTGCTCCAGTGAGCTGAACTAATggttcagtctgatttgtgaaccagAGTAACAGGTTCATTGAAAAAAACTTACTCAAAAGACCAATTCATTCACTTACAcaagtctgttcttcacacaaagctactgtatgtCTTCAAAACACTCTAGTTATGTGGGGTacttttatttagct contains:
- the LOC127455143 gene encoding activator of 90 kDa heat shock protein ATPase homolog 1-like, with product MAKWGEGDPRWIVEERADATNVNNWHWTERDATNWSSEKLKELLMGLQVESEEGKCEITEVSKVEGEASINNRKGKLIFFYEWNLKATWTGTSASGIKYKGNIEVPNLSDENDIDELDISVSLCKDEPETGLLSLMRGEGASKVRTALADYVGLLKTELTQGMILPTANGMTKNQQAAQVLTKASKTQIGSCNSAPHPSSTGVKIPTCKFSLKDTFLTSPEDLYRVFLNQEMVQAFTRSGAVVEAEKGGKFRLLDGNVNGEFQELVPEEKIVMKWRFNSWPCEHYATVTLTFTDKGNETELMIECRAVPESEEERTRDGWQRYYCHAIKQTFGYGARLC